The Cytobacillus sp. NJ13 sequence GAAGAAGAGAAGGCCTATGAGACGGTTTATCAGTTTATCCGAAAGAGGGAAAACAGGACAGCGAAAATGATGGAGGTTGTCGAGGCGACCGGAGTCGAGGAAGATCTCATCATAAAGTTTATTAAGACCGGCCGTTTAAAGCTGGCGCAATTTCCTAATTTGGGGTATCCTTGCGAGAAATGCGGGACAAGCATCCGGGAAGGCAAGCTATGCGGCAGCTGTGCGGGTGATCTGAGGAAAGATCTTCAGCAGTTTACCGCTGAGGAAGAACGAAGAAAAGAAGCAGTCCAAAGAGAAAAACACGGTACATATTTTGCCGTTAATGAAAAAATCAATAGGCGTTTTTAAGCTATGTGTCCCATTCACATAGCTTTTTCTATAAGCTTATCGATGTATTTTTTGCCAAACTTTAATTAACATTTAAACAAACCGTCACAATAGCCGATAATAGAATTAGGTTAAATCGACCGGAAAGAAAGTGAGGGGTACACATGAAAATCAATAACTTTGGTCCTTCAGGCGTGAACCCATACAAACGCCAAATGAATAAGCTTGAAAATGCAGGAAAACCAGCCAGAACGGCATCAGATAAAATTGAAATCAGCTCCACTGCCAAGGAAATGCAGCAGGTATCACAGCTCAGTGAAAATCGCAAAGCAAAAGTAGAAGAGCTTAAAATTCAGGTAGAGAACGGTACTTATAAAATTAATCCAAAAGAAGTGGCGAAAAGCATCGCTAATTTTTATACGAAAAAATAATGAGGAGGGATTGGCATGTCAGCCGAGGCACTTACTGCAGTGATGGAAAAACTGATAAAGCTTCATAAAAGCCTATATGAACTCGCAGTTAAAAAGACAGACATTATTAAGACCGGCGACATAGATGGCCTGAATCAGATGCTGAAGGATGAGCAGGCTCATATTGCGGCTATTGGCCGATTGGAAAACGAGCGGGAAAAGGCAGCAAATTCAATCGCGCCTATGCTGGAAAGCCCTACAGTATCAGATTGTTTAAATATCCTCACGCAGCCTGATCGCCTTAGGCTCGAGGCCATTACGAAGGAGCTTGCTGAGCTGGTATATGAACTGAAGGAGCAGAATTTCCTAAACCAGCAGCTTGTTCATCAATCTCTTCAGTTTGTAAATGTAACTATGAATCTATTAAGGCCGCAGCCTGAAACGATGAACTACGGCCCGCCTGCCAAAAAGAAATCTGAAAAGATGAATCCAGGAATTTTCAACTCGAAAGTGTAGCAGAACGGAGGAACAAACATGCGTTCAACTTTCATGGGACTCGAAACGGCCCGCCGCGGCATGTTCACCCAGCAAAGTGCTTTATATACAACCGGGCATAATATTTCAAATGCGAATACGCCAGGATACACCAGGCAGCGGATTAATTTCGCGCAAACCGAGCCTTATCCAGGCGTTGGGATGAATCGTCCGCAGATACCCGGACAAATGGGAACAGGTGTTGAAGCGGGAACTGTCCAGAGAATAAGAGAGTCATTTTTAGACCTGCAGTTTAGAACCGAAAACACAAAAATGGGCTATTATGGTGCCATGAGCGAGTCTCTGACTAAGATGGAAGAAATCATGAATGAGCCATCTGAGAATGGATTGCATAGTACCCTTGAAAAGTTCTGGAACGCTCTTCAGGATCTATCAAGCCATACTGAAAATACCGGTGCACGGGATGTTGTGGCGGCTACAGGGCAGATGGTTGCGGATACACTGAATTATTATCATAATTCCCTATCACGGGTTCAAGAGGATATTGGGAGTCAGGTTGATGTGAAGGTGGATGAAATTAACGCGATCGTTGCGCAGATTGATCATCTGAATAAGCAGATTGCCTCTGTTGAGCCGCACGGATACCTCCCCAATGACCTTTATGACGAGAGAGATTTATTGGTAGATAGCCTTTCGCAATTGGTTAACGTGAAAGTGACCAGTGTAGTCCCGAATACATATGGAGATGCCAAACCGATGGCAGCGGGCCTTTATAATATCGAGATTGTCCAAAAGGACGGAAAGTCCTATAATCCGCCTATTAACCTCATATCTGCTACAAAAGAGAGCGGTATTGTTGGTACAAATAAGGTGGAACTTGAAAAAAGCGAAGAGAGCGGACTTGTAACAGGATTAAAGATTGGATCATCTTCATTTACACAGTTTGAGACTTTATCCGGTGAACTATCAGGTCTAATTAACAGCTATGGTTATGAAGCAGGCGGTTCTGCTAATGGTGCTTATCCTGAAATGCTGGAGAAGCTGAATAGAATGACAGTTGCTTTTGCCAAGGAATTCAATGAAATTCATAAAAACGGATATGCCCTGGGTGCTGATACAATCTCAGGTCTGGACTTTTTTCAGTTTGATGAGGATAATCCAGCACAAACCATTAAAGTGAATCAAGAGCTGCTGGATGACTCTTCTAAAATAGCCGCAGCAGCCGAAAAAGGCGGCGCTTCTGGAGATAACCACAATGCTCAGCTGCTGGCTGATTTAAGAAAGAAAAGCTTTAGTGACTATACTTCATTGTCTGATGATGAAAAATCACAGCTGAACGGAAGCCTTGATTCTTATTATTCAGGAATTATCGGACGGTTAGGAGTAGACTCTCAGAGTGCC is a genomic window containing:
- the flgK gene encoding flagellar hook-associated protein FlgK; this translates as MRSTFMGLETARRGMFTQQSALYTTGHNISNANTPGYTRQRINFAQTEPYPGVGMNRPQIPGQMGTGVEAGTVQRIRESFLDLQFRTENTKMGYYGAMSESLTKMEEIMNEPSENGLHSTLEKFWNALQDLSSHTENTGARDVVAATGQMVADTLNYYHNSLSRVQEDIGSQVDVKVDEINAIVAQIDHLNKQIASVEPHGYLPNDLYDERDLLVDSLSQLVNVKVTSVVPNTYGDAKPMAAGLYNIEIVQKDGKSYNPPINLISATKESGIVGTNKVELEKSEESGLVTGLKIGSSSFTQFETLSGELSGLINSYGYEAGGSANGAYPEMLEKLNRMTVAFAKEFNEIHKNGYALGADTISGLDFFQFDEDNPAQTIKVNQELLDDSSKIAAAAEKGGASGDNHNAQLLADLRKKSFSDYTSLSDDEKSQLNGSLDSYYSGIIGRLGVDSQSAKKDLKNSLVLADSVDRNRQSVSAVSLDEEMTNMIKFQHAYNASARNITVVDEMLDKIINGMGVVGR
- the flgM gene encoding flagellar biosynthesis anti-sigma factor FlgM; the encoded protein is MKINNFGPSGVNPYKRQMNKLENAGKPARTASDKIEISSTAKEMQQVSQLSENRKAKVEELKIQVENGTYKINPKEVAKSIANFYTKK
- a CDS encoding flagellar protein FlgN, producing MSAEALTAVMEKLIKLHKSLYELAVKKTDIIKTGDIDGLNQMLKDEQAHIAAIGRLENEREKAANSIAPMLESPTVSDCLNILTQPDRLRLEAITKELAELVYELKEQNFLNQQLVHQSLQFVNVTMNLLRPQPETMNYGPPAKKKSEKMNPGIFNSKV